DNA from Ziziphus jujuba cultivar Dongzao chromosome 2, ASM3175591v1:
ATGCATGTGGATGATTTCTGAACTATAGAAGGAAATTCAAACATACACCATCATCAATCAAAAGGAAAATCCTTAGATCAAGCTGTTGATTTTCATCTTCCTTTATAATTCAGTGTTTGGCTACTACCACTAGTTTTGGCTAAACTTTGACCTTTTGGTCATTGAATATTGTTAGGCAAATCAAACTTCATAGGTGCATGAATGTATGATATATCCTTTATGCTTCTCATTCTATGACTTCCATAAAAAAACTTAATGGCTCTGCACCTGTTTAATTGACAAACCTTGGAAGTTTTAATTGACCATGCCTCTTAGTAAAGTCAAATCTACTCAGTCTGTTTGGAATTTTGCTTTGTCATTTTTGGGATTTTCCCCTTTCTTTTATTCTTCTGAATATGATCAAAGTGTATTACATAGCAGAGGGACACCCTATTTTTTAACTCCAAATAGTGGCTAAAGAGGGGTCCACTTGAAATTTTCTATCAATTGGGtcatttttcaactttttgttCTTTCAGCAGTGCCCATCATACCATCTTGTGTCCATAAAATTCCCTAACTTTTAACTTACAAAAGCATGCTTATAATATTCCATCATTTCCTTTacaagaaaaaggagaaaaaaactcATTCGCTTTTAGTAAAACTGAAAAAGGTAACGAAGAGATGGCCACCTTAATAGAGTTCAAAGCCTAATTACTTTTTGCTGCATTGTGATTACTTACTTTCTATACTGATTAGGCTTGTCCTTTATCTGAACAATATAAACTCCCAAAAACCCCATGCACAGCCATAATCCCAAGCTGTTTTAAAACCAGAGGTTTCAAATTCACTCCCTAATATCCTATCCATCTCTGTTGACCATTTGCTTTCCTGATTCTGTTGAATCTCCAGATTTCTTTGTTTGTTGTTTCCTTCTTCATTTCTACATGGAACTAAACTTCCCCACTAGTTATAATAAACCTTAAGAATCAAGAATCAGATactttgtttgaatttcttaGCTTTGACCTCAAGTGTGGAAATGACTGGCAGTGaaatttcttctttcttgttGTTTTTGGCTGTAATTACTGctgttctttctgtttgtcatGGAGAGAACTTCACAGATTCCTACTGGCTTCTGAGAATCAAATCAGAACTAGTTGACCCAGAAAAAGTTCTGGAGAACTGGTCTCCAGAAACTAATTTATGCAGCTGGAATGGTCTTACATGTTCATCTGATCAAAACCATATTGTGGTGAGCTTGAACCTATCCGGTTCAGGACTGTCTGGTTCCATTCCAAAAGAGCTCCAGAACCTCACTTCACTTCAAACACTCGACTTGTCGTTGAATTCTCTCACTGGCCAAATACCTCCTATGCTTGGACGGCTTCAAAATCTAAGAACACTTCTCCTGCATTCAAACTATCTCTCTGGTAATATTCCTGAAGAGATAGGTCTTTTGAAAAACTTGCAGGTTCTTAGAATAGGAGACAACATGTTATCAGGTGAAATCACACCTACTATTTGTAACTTGATTGAATTGAGAGTATTAGCTATTGCCTACTGCCAACTGAACGGAAGTATTCCAGTTGAGATTGGCAGTTTGAAGCATCTGATGTCTCTTGATTTGCAGAACAACAGTCTCAGTGGTAACATACCTGAAGAAATCCGTGGCTGCAAAGAGCTTCAAAACTTTGCAGCATCAAACAACATGCTTGAAGGAGAACTCCCTTCTTCAATGGGGTCACTTAAATCATTGCAGCTTCTGAACCTGGCAAACAACAGTCTTTCGGGAAATATTCCTGTTCCATTAAGTAGCTTGTCCAACTTGACGTACTTAAATTTGCTCGGTAACAGATTCAGAGGCAACATTCCTTTAGAGTTTAACCAGTTGTTACAGCTTCAGGTGCTTGATTTGTCAAGAAACAACCTCTCTGGAAACATCACTCTTCTCAATACCCAGTTAAAGAGTCTTGAAGTTCTGGTTCTTTCTGATAATGCATTGACCGGTAGCATTCCAAGCAACTTTTGCTTCAGAAACTCAAATTTGCAACAACTTCTTCTGGCTCGAAATATGCTCTTTGGAAAGTTTCCTTTGGAGCTACTCAGCTGTTCTTCACTCCAACAATTAGACCTCTCAGACAACAGCTTCGAAGGAGAATTATCGCCTATGTTGGACAGGTTAGAGAGCCTCACAGATCTGCTACTCAACAACAACAGCTTTTCAGGAAATCTACCTCCTCAAATTGGAAACATGAGCAATTTGCAAAATCTTTTTCTGTTTGGCAACATGATCAAAGGTAGTCTTCCAGTGGAGATTGGAAAGCTACAGAGGCTAAAAGCCATTTACCTCTATGATAACCAGATGTCAAGAGAAATACCATGGGAGTTAACAAACTGCACAAATTTAACAGAAATTGATTTCTTTGGAAACCATTTTATAGGGTCCATTCCTGAAATGATTGGGAAACTTAAGAATCTAGTTTTGCTTCAACTGAGGCAGAATGACTTATCCGGTCCAATCCCACCAAGCTTGGGATACTGCAGAAAGCTTCAGTTCTTGGCCTTGGCTGATAACAAGCTCTCAGGATCGTTGCCACCCACATTCAGATTCCTTTCAGAACTAAGCACCATTACACTTTACAACAACTCCTTCAAAGGCCCTCTTCCTTTATCTCTTTTCCTTCTCAAAAAActcaaaatcataaatttttctCACAACAGGTTTAATGGAAGCATCTACCCTCTCACTGGCTCAAATTCTCTTACTGCATTTGATTTGACAAATAACAGCTTCTCAGGTCCCATCCCTCCTAGACTAGCCAAATCTCGAAATTTAACTCGTCTTCGCCTTGCACACAATTACCTTACCGGTAGCATTCCTTCCGAGTTTTCCCAACTCACAGAGCTCAATTTTCTTGATCTATCATTCAACAATCTGATTGGTGAAGTTTCACCACAACTCTCAGGCTGTAAAAAGCTTGAGCACCTGTTGCTCAGTAACAACCAATTAGCAGGCACAATGCCTTCATGGTTGGGGAGCTTAAAAGACCTTGGTGAGCTAGATTTCTCCTCTAATAACTTCCATGGAACATTACCTTCAGAGCTTGGGAAATGTTCAAAGTTGCTGAAAGTTTCTCTTTATAGCAACAATCTCTCAAGCATGATCCCAAAAGAGATTGGAAACCTTACTTCTCTCAATGTCCTCAATCTTCAAAGAAACAACTTTTCAGGATCCATTCCATCAACAATTCAGCAATGCAAGAAGCTCTATGAATTGAGGCTTTCAGAGAATTCTCTGACAGGTTCTATACCGGATGAGCTGGGAAGGTTGACTGAGTTGCAAGTAATCTTGGACCTGAGCAAGAACAAACTCACTGGTGAAATCCCACCATCTCTAGGAAATCTAATGAAGTTGGAGAGACTAAACCTCTCTTCTAATCAGCTCCAAGGACAAGTTCCATCATCACTTGGAAAACTGAGAAGCATGCATGTTCTGAACCTGTCAAATAATCATCTCCAAGGAAGAATTCCCACAACTTTTTCGTCATTCCCACTAAGCTCATTCATGGGAAATGATGACAAGCTATGTGGCCCACCATTGGTATCGTGTATGGAATTGGAGAGGCAAGGTAAAAAGCGCCTGTCAAATACTGCAGTGGCAAGCATCATAGTGGGCATTGTTTTGACATCAACAGCAATATGCTTGGTCATGCTTTACATCATGCTTAGAATTTGGTGCAATTGGAGAAAAGTGTCTATCTCAACCTcggatggtggtggtggtgttggtGTTGTTGGTGGTGGACCCGAGCACAGGAAAGAAGAATTAGATCAGGAGAGATGGGCTTTTGGGTATTGGAACGTGGATTCCATGGCACTTGTTCCTTCCAAAGATAAGGGTACTGATAATTCTACAAGTTCATGCATTTTCCATCTGAAAATGGATACAGAAGCCAAGGAAAATACCACAGTTTGAAGCCCATGattctcttttttttggctGGGGTGGTGAGACTTGAGAGGGAAGTAAACTTAGCATTGTACaattttgggttttcttttatTCCTGGCTTTCTGTCTTTTTCGCAGCGTGGATTGTTTATTACATTCGTTTAGACTGTCAAATTTGTAGAGATAGAAATCTTCGAGATAGGCTAATGAAAAGTAAACATGTAAGTTccttaatattattcaaaaccTATTGCTAGCACTTGGCCATAAATTCTTAAACGTTTTGAGGAAAGTGATCTAGGAGAAAAGCCCGTcatgaaaatataataagaacAAAGCTTTGGGTGACCATTTGGATGAATGTGGATCCACAAATGTTATTGCTTATTgggtctcttttttttatttttttattttttttatcattacaaaAATCTCTCTGTGTCTTGAACGCACACGATCAATGCGTACCATTAAACCATCCTCACTTAATGCTTATTcggtctataaatatatattattatgcaGCTGTGCTGACTAGAAATCCAACATTAGACTGAGACCACTGTTTAGTCAGTACGAGTAgtctttttggtttattttccTAAGGAGAGAAGTAAATTGCTTAAGTCGTTCTTGCTTTGCCAAAAAATATAGTTGTTCAAATGTAAAGTTCTCTTTTACCCAAAGGAAATAACAAATAGAAATGTTAAAAATTCCGTTTGGTGTCCTTAAATTCGATGACTACCAACACTCTAcgcatataaaaataaactgGACAATGTGAAGCTAAAGATCAGATTTTCCTACTTATATGCCCCGACAAAACTGCTGTTCTGGTCATCCTTTCAAACTCAAAACAAATTTGCAAGGTTTGCTGATTCTTTGCTAAAGAACAGGTAATtatacaagtttttttttacGAGTAATAATGGCTCTGCGCAAAACCAGACCTCAACTTGGACATCCACATGGTCAACAAATTTGATACACCAAAATAAGATAGAGGTAACCTTTTTCAACCATAACTCAGTTAAAAAGCCCCAAACCAAAAGTTGCAGCTGAAATATGCAGAAAACCAGAATGTGGTAATTTAGAGAGTTATTAGAAATCCATGTTCATACTATTCATATACACaacatatttgaattttatactaTTATTTTACAGCGTGTCGTCTCCGGTCAGTCGGATCATTTTCTTCAACTTGTGTACAGGAAGGGCTCTGTGGCTATGTTATTCACAGCTGAGCAGAATTCTTGGTAATTGCACCAGCATCAGTGAGAAGCGGCACCAACAGACCAGCCTGCTGCTTCTCTAAAACAGCTgcagtgattaaaaaaaaaaaaaaaaaaaaaaggaaaaggaaaataaataagtaaaaatggaaattatctgatggttttttttttttttaattagacaaGGCTTGATAACAAAAGCCAAGCTTGATTGAATATAAATTGGGAAAAATGTAAAAAGTGGAACTTACAATCACAGCCACCAATATGTTTTCCCCCAATGAACACATTAGGAACAGTCCTTTGCCCTGTCCACTTTGCTAGCTCTGATTGAATTTCAGATCCATCACCTTAAGTAGAACGACAAGTTTTTCAATTTAGTTCAATGATAGGCAAGAATAAAGTTGCCTTAAAGCCTTAAACTTGATTGGATACCTAAAACACATTTCTTTAGTGCACTCACTGGCccataaaaaaaagtttccacagaagtaaaaataatatcttATTTGGTTATTCTCAACTGGGATTTAGCAAGAAGAACACCAAGTCACTGCTAGCAAATAGTCATCAGCCTAGAAGCCGAGTATAGGATTTCTAAAGGGAAATTTTGTGTTGATATCAAGAATCTAATAATAGTTTACCATCCTGTTAGTATCTTCAGAAATCTATTCTTGAAAGCAGTTTTAACTAAATCAGTCTTGAAGCCCAGTAAATAATCTGTAACAGAGACATACTTTAAAAAGAAACCAAACATCTAATTTAAACCATTTTccacaacaagaagaaaaagaaaaatcaaattctgTAAGAACATGAACttaaagtcaaagtcaaatttaaaatttaaaatgatggAAATATAGACAATTTTTATCAACATGAAAAATTAATGACAGAAAAGCCTATAAATCGCAAGAGATTATGAGTCTTACTTTCCTCATCCAGTTCAATGATTTTGTAACTTGCTCCAAGTTGAGTCAACAACTGTTTAACCCTCTTGCAGTACCCACAATAAGTTTTACTGCAAATGCAAATTGAAGAAcaggaaagagagaaaggaatcaaatttcaatttataaacTTGGTTAGAAAACAGGAAGCTGATTCACTTCTACAAAAGATAATATTAGACACCATAACCAAAGCATATAAATTGTTAAACCGACTTGCATGATCAAAGTTGGTCTCCAAAACCTATTAGGTACAAAACCTAGAAAAGTTATAATCCTTACCCATTTCGCAGAATCTTAAGTGGTTTACTAATTGATATTTGAGCTAATCTTCTCAATAAATTAGATGACCCATTTTGCAAAATCTTAAGTGGGTTACTAATTGATAATTGAGCTAAGCTGCTCAATTGATTAGATTAAAGTTTTGGATTTTGGAAATAAAGTCAAATGGAAAGAGAAAAGTACTATGATCGAAAAGAAAGAGACCTGAAAACGACGACTGGGTTGGAGTTAACAATCTGCTTGGCCTTCTCTAGCGCCATGTCTAGCTCTTCCTGGCTCTTCTTGCTTGAGCTCAGAAAAGAGCCCATTTGCTGTTTGATTCAAGCTTATCTTCTATAatcggagagagagagagagagagaaagcagcGGAAGGCCCTTGAGGTGGATGTTTTGTTGGCAATAGAATtggaagaaaagggaaaaacagaggaaaaaacaaaaaccagcaAATGAATGGGTATTATTGtcttttgcttatttatttaatttttattattacactGATTTCTATctcaaaacataatttttagTGAATTATCTCAAAAAAGAATTGTTCATGCATTAAGCACAAAGTTACTTTTTTATCCAAAGGAAATATAAATAGAATTGTTGAAAATTCCTAAAGCCCAAATATCCTACTTATAGTTATACCCACGTAAAGGATCACAAACGACCGTTTTGGcacataacccaaaaaaaaaacaaaaaaatcctaCCGTGCTGATCAAGCTCTAAAACTCTAAGAGAAGGAACAAATTTGCAAGTTTTGCTGTCTCATGGCGGATAAATAACAGTCAATTGTACAAGTTTTTGCTTTAATGATGGCTCTGTGCGAAAACCAGATCTCAATAACCCTTTTTAACTATAACTtagtatgaaaaaaataataataataatttagagagTGAATAGAACACCATGTTCATACTAGTCAAATACACAACATAAAAGAACATACATATATGGGTTTATTACTACTATTTTACAGCGTGCAGTTTCTGGTCTATAATAGCATTTTCTTCATATTTGGAACAGGAAAGGTTCTGTGGCTATGTTATTCACAGCTGAGCAGAATTATTGGTGATGGCACCAGCATCAGTGAGAAGTGGCACCAAGAGACCTGCCTGGTGCTTCTCTAAAACCGCTGCAATGATTCGAAAAAATAagggaaaatgaaaataaataagtaaaaaggaaattatttgACGGGTTTTTGTTGGTTTCATAGAGAGCTTGACAACAAAAGCCATGCATGATTGAatctaattgaaaaaaaaaaatgaaaaatgtaaaattggAACTTACAGTCACAGCCACCAATATGTTTCCCCCCTATGAACACATTAGGAACAGTTCTTTGCCCTGTCCACTTTGCTAGCTCTGATTGAATTTCAGATCCATCACCTTTCAatagaaaaacaattttttttttcaattcagtGACAGGCAAAGAATAAAGTTGGCTTAAAGCCTTAAACTTGATTAGACAGCCTAATTTCACTTCTTTAGTAAACTTGCTAGcccataaaataaaagtttctaCAGAATTGTATATAATATCTTATTCAAAAACTGGGATTCGATTTGGATTTGGCAAGAAGGAATAACACCAAGTCGTGCTAGTCAATAGTCACCAGCACACCAGAAAGCTGTTTCAATGCCTATTCAAGTTGAAGTACAGGATTCCCAAAAGGAAATTTTCAGTTGAAATCAAGAATCCAACAATGTCCAAAGTAATAGTTTCCAACCCTGTTAATATGTTCAGAAATCTATTCTTCGCAGcagttttatataaattagtCTAGAAGCCGACTAAATTGTAAATAACCTGTAAGAATGTCATTCTTGAAAAAGAAACCAAACATCTAATTTAAACCATTTTCCAcaacaagaaaaggaaaaatcaaaatcaaattctttAACACCATGCCCTTACTCAAAAAGTCAAATGCAAACTTTGAATCCAAAACGATGGAAATATAGGCAATTTTATCGTCAGGCAAAATCAGTGACGGAAAAGCTAATAATCCCAAAACATTATAAGTCTTACTTTCCTCATCCAGTTCAATGACTTTGTAACTTGCTCCAAGTTGTGTCAACAACTGTTTGACCCTCTTGCAGTACCCACAATAAGTTTTACTGCCAATagaattgaagaaaaagaaaaaagataaaagaaatcaaatttccGTTGGTAAACTTAATTAAGAAAACAGGAAGCtgattcaattttataaaagatCATATTAGACACAATAAACCAAAGCATATAAATTGTTAAATCAATTTGCATGATCAAAGTTGGTCTCCAAGCCCAATCAGATAAAAAACACAGAAAAGTTATGATCTTTACCCGTTTTGCAAATCCTTAAGTGGgttattaattgatatttgagcTAATATTCTCAATAAATTAGATTTTGGGCGGGCTTTGGAAATAAAGTCGGTCCAATTAGATGCTTTGacagaacacaaaaaaaaaaaaaaaaaaaaaaaaaaaaaaaaaaaagggtagatACAAAACGCAGAAAAGGTATAATCTTTACTCATTTTGCAAAATCTTAAGTGGGTTACTAATTGATATTTGAGCCAAACTTCTCAATTGATTAGATTAAAGTTTTGGGTTTCGGAAATAAAgtcaaaatggaaaaagaaaagtagtATGATCGAAAAGAAAGCGACCTGAAAACGACGACAGGGTTGGAGTTAACAATTTGCTTGGCCTTGTCTAGCGCCATTTCCAGCTCTTCCTGGCTTTTCTTGCTTGAGCTCAGAAGAGAACCCATTTGCTGCTTGATTTATAGTTATCTTCTACaatcagaaagagagagaaagcagTGAACCAGGTGTTCCAAGGTCCTTACGGCCGGATGTTTTGGTGGCAAGTGGCAGAGAAttggaaggaaagaaagatagagaaacaaacaaaaaccagaACAGGTGTTGGAATTTCAAATTGCATGGTTGGGCTGCTGGCACTTTATGAGGCTTTTAGCTTCTACATCAGACAAGTGGTGTCTgtttctctctgtctctctgaaTGTCTTTTGGCCCAAACCAAAATTTTTCCGAACTCTATTTTATGCCtacaaaataatatcaaaataattatacagattgattggattaattaaagacttatatatgtatttttaaaattatgtattttatttttcttaaaacataAATTGTTGCTCTACAATGCTAAAAATTTGGTTAATTAGTtccttttaatatattattattattattatattttttggcaagggttggttgtcttttattttgtaacaaagaatatatattttttctttggtaatatTGTAAGAGAGAATATGATTTCAAAAGAATATGTTCTCTTACTTTCTATACTGTCAACGACATATTTTACATCATGTTTTATATTCTGTCCATTGCCACATTGCTGAAGAACACGTAGTTGATCCCAAAGCCAACTTCTGTACTATTTTGGAAAAGTCAAAAGAGCTTCACCAATAAGTACTTTCTACCCTGGACAATTTTAGATAAAAAGACACATTGAGGAACAAAAATGAACGTTTGAGATTGTTCCCagtatattaattaaaacatgATGAATGAAGAGCGTGCTTTTCTCAGTTTCTCATTTTGTTTGCATAATTTTCTAGTTCGATAAACATATAGTCTTGCTTGGGTATTGGGTTTCAAACTAACCCTGTCCCTTTCATTTGACATGACTAATGGTCATCAagcatattattaaaaaagaaatatatatatatatatatatgtatatatatatataatgttcatAATCAGCTATTATCATAAAAGAAGAGTTTTACATAGTAGAAACAGAGTCTCTTTTAGCTATAATTTCAATAAAGCTAGGCCAATATTATCATACATACTAACAAATAAATCAGCTTTCATACATGAATTTTAATTGTAAACCATAACTATACGTACAACCTTATAATGGGTCAAAACCACATCAATCACCCACAATCCAATCTTTAATGACTATGAATTAGATGTGGAGAAGAAGTAGACAACTTTAACAAAGAACTCGAATATGATCTTTCTGTTCGTGAAAATGGTAGTTTTGGTTTCACTTGGAAGCAAATATATCTTCTAAATCTTTGTATAAATGTTTAGCTTTTGGTTTTGAATCAGCAGAAAAACTTGCAGATGGACTCCCACTCCTTTTGGTGCTCCAAAGCCCACTCCATCTGGATCGACTGGTTGAAGGATCACTTGTAGCCGTTGTACTTCTTTCTTTACTGAAACTAGCTTTTGCCAATTCTCTCAGCTGTTTTGACCA
Protein-coding regions in this window:
- the LOC125422297 gene encoding glutaredoxin, producing MGSFLSSSKKSQEELDMALEKAKQIVNSNPVVVFSKTYCGYCKRVKQLLTQLGASYKIIELDEESDGSEIQSELAKWTGQRTVPNVFIGGKHIGGCDSVLEKQQAGLLVPLLTDAGAITKNSAQL
- the LOC125422294 gene encoding LRR receptor-like serine/threonine-protein kinase GSO1; this translates as MTGSEISSFLLFLAVITAVLSVCHGENFTDSYWLLRIKSELVDPEKVLENWSPETNLCSWNGLTCSSDQNHIVVSLNLSGSGLSGSIPKELQNLTSLQTLDLSLNSLTGQIPPMLGRLQNLRTLLLHSNYLSGNIPEEIGLLKNLQVLRIGDNMLSGEITPTICNLIELRVLAIAYCQLNGSIPVEIGSLKHLMSLDLQNNSLSGNIPEEIRGCKELQNFAASNNMLEGELPSSMGSLKSLQLLNLANNSLSGNIPVPLSSLSNLTYLNLLGNRFRGNIPLEFNQLLQLQVLDLSRNNLSGNITLLNTQLKSLEVLVLSDNALTGSIPSNFCFRNSNLQQLLLARNMLFGKFPLELLSCSSLQQLDLSDNSFEGELSPMLDRLESLTDLLLNNNSFSGNLPPQIGNMSNLQNLFLFGNMIKGSLPVEIGKLQRLKAIYLYDNQMSREIPWELTNCTNLTEIDFFGNHFIGSIPEMIGKLKNLVLLQLRQNDLSGPIPPSLGYCRKLQFLALADNKLSGSLPPTFRFLSELSTITLYNNSFKGPLPLSLFLLKKLKIINFSHNRFNGSIYPLTGSNSLTAFDLTNNSFSGPIPPRLAKSRNLTRLRLAHNYLTGSIPSEFSQLTELNFLDLSFNNLIGEVSPQLSGCKKLEHLLLSNNQLAGTMPSWLGSLKDLGELDFSSNNFHGTLPSELGKCSKLLKVSLYSNNLSSMIPKEIGNLTSLNVLNLQRNNFSGSIPSTIQQCKKLYELRLSENSLTGSIPDELGRLTELQVILDLSKNKLTGEIPPSLGNLMKLERLNLSSNQLQGQVPSSLGKLRSMHVLNLSNNHLQGRIPTTFSSFPLSSFMGNDDKLCGPPLVSCMELERQGKKRLSNTAVASIIVGIVLTSTAICLVMLYIMLRIWCNWRKVSISTSDGGGGVGVVGGGPEHRKEELDQERWAFGYWNVDSMALVPSKDKGTDNSTSSCIFHLKMDTEAKENTTV
- the LOC107418378 gene encoding glutaredoxin; translation: MGSLLSSSKKSQEELEMALDKAKQIVNSNPVVVFSKTYCGYCKRVKQLLTQLGASYKVIELDEESDGSEIQSELAKWTGQRTVPNVFIGGKHIGGCDSVLEKHQAGLLVPLLTDAGAITNNSAQL